Proteins found in one Sphingobacteriales bacterium genomic segment:
- a CDS encoding tetratricopeptide repeat protein, translating to MAISYSKLGDTHTSFGNLEKALNFFEDENKLFEELYKNYPNNVSFKNGLAVSYSKLGETHTSLGNLDRALSFFEKYNQLGEELYKSYPNNVSFKNGLAVSYEKLGETHTSLGNLEKALNFFEKFTTIKRRTL from the coding sequence TTGGCGATTTCTTACTCCAAACTCGGCGATACGCATACGTCCTTTGGGAATTTAGAAAAAGCTTTGAATTTCTTTGAAGATGAAAACAAGTTATTTGAAGAACTCTATAAAAACTACCCCAATAATGTCTCTTTCAAAAACGGTTTGGCGGTTTCTTACTCCAAACTCGGCGAAACGCATACGTCCTTGGGCAATTTAGATCGAGCTTTGAGTTTCTTTGAAAAATACAATCAATTAGGCGAAGAACTCTATAAAAGCTATCCCAATAATGTCTCTTTCAAAAACGGTTTGGCGGTTTCTTACGAAAAACTCGGCGAAACGCATACGTCCTTGGGCAATTTAGAAAAGGCTTTGAATTTCTTTGAAAAATTCACAACAATTAAGCGAAGAACTCTATAA